CCTGACGCGGAAGGCAATCCGAACGGGCTGCACGCAACGCTGAAGGTCATCGGCTCGAGCTACGTCACGCTGCTGCGCGCGGCCGTCGTACCGCTCATTTTCACTGCGATCGTCTCGAGCATTGTCGGGCTCCGCAAGGTCACGAACGCCGCCCGCCTCGCCGGCCAGACGCTTTTGTGGTTCGCGATCACCGCACTCATCGCCGTCGCCATCGGCATCACACTCGGCGTCACGCTACGCCCCGGCGCCGCCGCTTCGGGCTCTGAGCTAACCCCGTCTGACCCGTACACCGTCGGCACCTGGTGGAACTTCCTCACCGGCCTCGTGCCCCAGAACTTCCTCGGCCTCGGTATCTCCGGCGGAGTCGACCTTGAGACAGGCGCGCTCACGGCAAACGCGAGCTTCAACGTGTTGCAGGTCATCGTCGTGTCAGCAGCGGTCGGCATCGCCGCGCTGAAGATCGGCCATAAGGCCGAACCGTTCATCGCGCTCACCGAATCCGCACTTACGATCATTCAGAAGGTGCTCTGGTGGATCATTCGGATCGCACCGATCGGCACCCTCGGCCTCATCGGCAACGCGATCGTCGAGTACGGCTGGGGCAAGATGGGCACGCTCACGCTGTTTGTCGCGGTACTCTACCTCGGGCTCGCGATCGTGCTGTTCGTCGTCTACCCGGTTCTCGTGAAGGCTCACGGCCTCTCGATCCGACAGTACTTCTCGGGAGTGTGGCCCGCGGTGCAGCTCGGCTTCGTCAGCCGCTCGTCGATCGGCACATTGCCGCTCACCCAGCGCGTGACCGAACGTAACCTCGGTGTGCCCCGCGGCTACGCCTCATTCGCGGTGCCGCTCGGCGCGACGACCAAGATGGACGGCTGCGCCGCGATCTACCCGGCCGTCGCCGCCATCTTCATCGCCCAGTTCTTCGGCATCGAACTGTCGCTCGTTCAGTACCTGCTGATCGCCCTCGTATCTGTCGTCGGCTCTGCGGCAACCGCTGGCACGACTGGCGCGACAGTGATGCTCACACTCACGCTCTCCACGCTCGGCCTGCCTCTTGAGGGCGTCGGCCTGCTCCTTGCGGTCGACCCGATCATCGACATGGGCCGCACCGCGGTGAACGTCGCTGGCCAGGCGCTCGTGCCGACAATTGTCGCGAAGCGCGAGGGGATCCTCGACGAGGAGCTCTACAACGCCCCGCGCCAGGGCCTTGCGTTCGACAACTCGGACACCGAGGACGAGCCCGCTCACGACCAGGCGGTCGAACCGGCAGGGGCCGGCCGCTAGTCCCGTCTCGGCCGTCACCCGCTTCGCCCCGTGCACCTGGCTCGCCAGGCGCACGGGGCGTCTTGCGTCATGAACCTCCGGTTAAGGTAGGTACGCACATTGGAACGCCCTTGCGAAAGCGCAGGGAACGAAAGGACAAGCAAAATTACTCTGTCACGCACCCGCCTCCGTTCAGCAACCGGGGCAACCCTTGCAACGCTCCTGCTGCTTCCCGCCCTCGCTGGCTGCAGCATCTTCCCCGTAACGGCAGTCGAACGCGACGACTCGGGTGCAGTAACCGAACAGTCGCAGGCGTCGGTCGACCAGATCGCGGTAGGCGACTGCATGGACTCAACCGACGACTCCGTCGTGTACGACGTTCCGGTGGTGCCCTGCGCGGAGGAGCACGACGAAGAGATCTTCGGCGAGTTCGAGCTCGCTGGCGAAACGTTCCCTGAGGCTGCCGCGCTCGAGGAAGAGAGCAATGACAAGTGCATCGCAATGTTCAACGAGTTTGTCGGCATCGACTACTTCGATTCCGAACTCGACTTCTACACCCTCACGCCGACCGAGGACGGCTGGAACGAGTTTAACGACCGCACCGTGAACTGCGTCATCGTTGACCCGGCGGGGAAGATCACCGGCAGCCTGAAGGGCGCGGCCCGCTAGGTCCCAGCGCGCACAGCTGCGCTGGTGGCACAGTTACACTCCGAAGTATGGAATCACCAGTACTGAGCTACCTTCGCAGCGTGCACGCCGAACTGGCGGAGCTGCGCGACGGCGTCCCGTATGCGGTCGGGCCGTCGAGCGCAGACCTTGATCCCTCCGACTTTGGCATCGCCCTCGCGACCGTTGACGGTCACGTCTACGAGGTAGGAACCACACGCAAGCAGTTCTCGCTGCAGTCGATCTCAAAGCCGTTGAGCTACGGGTTCGCAATCGCCGAGCTCGGCATGGATGCTGTCGATGCGCACGTCGACGTTGAGCCATCGGGCGATCCATTCAACGAGATCTCGTCGAGCCCGGAGACCGGGAGACCCGCGAACGCGATGATCAATGCTGGCGCGATCGCAGTCGCCTCGCTCATCAAGGGTTCGGGCGGGCGCACCCCAATTCAACGCATTGAGCACACTTACTCCGAGTTCGCTGCCCGCAAGCTTCGCAGTGACGGCCGCGAGTACCGGGCCGAGCGCGCGCGCAGCGATAGGAACCACGGGCTCGCCTACCTCCTCAGCGCCGCGGGCGTCGTCGAGGGCGACCCCACTCGCGCGCTCGAAACCTACCTGCGCCAGTGCACAGTGCAGGTCGACTGCCGCGACCTTGCGATGATCGCGGCGACGCTTGCTTCTGGCGGCACGAACCCGGTGACAGGCACCGAGGTGCTCCCTTACGAGGCAGTCGAGCGTGTGCTGTCAGTCATGATGACCTCAGGAATGTACGACGACGCCGGGGACTGGGCGACGAGTGTCGGACTGCCGGCGAAGTCAGGCGTCGGCGGTGGAATCATCGCTGTGCTCCCGGGCCAGGTTGGGCTCGCGGTCTACTCGCCCCCGCTCGACACGCACGGCAACAGTGTGCGCGGCGCGGCAGCGTGCCGCCGCATTTCGTCAGACCTCCAGATGCATTTTGTGCGCTCGGCGCGCCAGGGGCGGTCAGCGATCCGCTCGATCCGCACGATCGACACGGAGCCGTCGAACATCCGTCGAACCGAGGCCGCTGCAGACGTACTGCAGGAGCAGAGCGAGCGGGCGCTCGTGATTGAGCTCGCGGGCGACCTGTTCTTCGCGGGCACTGAGACAGTCGTGCGTGAGTTGAGCTCCCTCGGCGACGAGATCGATGTCGTTGTCATTGACGTTCGCGACGTCGACGAGGTCGGCGATGCCGGGATCCGCATGATCAACGCGGTGTTCCAAGACTTCAGAGACAACGGGCGCGAGATTCTGCTCGTTGATCCCGACGATGTGCTCGATGGCGTCGACACGCGTGGCATCACAATATTCGACTCGCGCGATCGCGCAATCGCCGAGTGCGAGCACCGCCTGCTCGAGCGCTACGGTGGCCCAGAGGCAATGCCCCGCGCCGTCTCCGTAGTCGATTCCCCCGTGCTCGCGCCGCTCACCCCAGCCGATGCCGACGCGCTGGCGGCGCACATGAGCCGTCGCCACTACGACGACGGCGAGGTGATTCGTCGCGTGGGGCAGCGTTTCGGCGGCGTGTTCTTCATCCTCTCGGGCACCATCAGCATCGTCGCTTCCCACACAGACGGCACGAGGTTCCGGCTACGCACCCTCGGCGCTGGGATGACGTTCGGCGAACTCGCGCTCGGCGAGGACGACCGGCAGGAGACCACGGCGAAGGCCGAGGGTCCCGTCGAGCTCATGGTGCTGACCGCAGACGAGATCGAGGCGCTTGAGGAACGCGATCCTGCCCTTGCTGTGCAGCTGTGGCGTGCGCTCGCCCGCGACGCCTACATGCGCGTCGACCGCTTCAGCCGCGCAAACGCGGCGCGTATCCGAGACTGATCGATAGGCGCTGAGTACGCCCCTGAACTGGGGAAACGTCGTGCTGTACAATAGGTTCTTGTGGAAATTAATCCTCCTCCCCGTCGCTAACACTCTGGTTTCTTGAGTGGCGCCAACACCTTCGAGCACAACGAAGCGCGAGAACGATGAGGGCGGACAGCGAAAGGGACTGTGAGTTTTCTCGAATTTTTAATCAAGCGCGCAGACGACATGCTCGAAATGGGCATCGGCCATGCCGCAGTTGTCGGGATATCTGTGCTCCTCGCCACGGTATTCGGCGTAGCGCTCGGCGTCCTCACGCACCGCAACGAGCGGGCGCGTGACTTCACCCTTGCCGTCTCGGGAGCGATGCTGACGATCCCGTCGTTTGCCCTCTTCATCCTGTTGCTCGGCCCCCTCGGCCTTGGCGCGAAGCCCGTCGTCGTGGCGCTCACGATGTATGGCCTCATGCCGATCATCCGCAACACTGTCGCTGGCTTGAACGGGGTCGACCCGGCGATCACCGAGTCTGCCCGCGGGATGGGGCTCACCCGAGCACAGCGACTCTTCCGCATCGAGTTGCCCCTCGCTTGGCCTGTCATCATCACGGGCGTCCGCGTGACCACGCTGTCACTGCTCGGCATAGCCGCGATCGGGTCGATCGTGAACGGGCCTGGCTTCGGAAACTTCATATTCACCGGCCTCGCACGCGTCGGCACCCCCGTGGCGATCAATTTCGTGCTCGCGGGGGCGCTCGGCGTCGTCATCCTGGCCATTCTGTCTGACGTGCTGTTCCACATTGTGCGTCGACTCACGACTTCTAAGGGAATCCGATGACTGAACAGCCCACGACAACCGAGACCGTGATGATCAACCTCCAGGGGCTCACCAAGCGCTATCCCGGCCAGGATCGCAACGCTGTCGACAGCCTCGACCTTGAGATTCGCGCCGGTGAGATCGTCGTGCTTGTTGGCCCGTCTGGCTGCGGCAAGACGACGACAATGAAGATGATCAACAGGATCATCGAACCCTCTGGCGGGCGGATCATGCTCGACGGTGAAGACGTCACTCAGGTGAATCCAGACAAGCTCAGGCGCCGCATCGGCTACGTCATCCAGCAAATCGGGCTGTTCCCGCACATGACGATCGGTGAGAACATCGCGACAGTGCCGAAGCTTCTCGGCTGGGACAAGGCTCGCACCGCGAAACGCGTCGACGAGCTCCTCACGATGGTGAGCCTCGACCCTGCCGAGTACCGTGACCGGTACCCAAAACAGTTGTCTGGCGGCCAGCAGCAGCGTATCGGCGTCGCGCGTGCGCTCGGCGCGGACCCAGACGTGCTGCTCATGGACGAACCGTTCGGGGCGATCGATCCGATCACACGCGATAGGTTGCAGAACGAGCTGCTTCGCATGCAGGCCGAGATGCGCAAGACGATCGTGTTTGTCACGCACGACATCGACGAGGCGATCAAGCTCGGTGACCGCATCGCGATCCTGCAGGAAGGATCGCGCATCGCACAGTACGACACGCCAGAGCAGATCCTGACCGCGCCCGCGAATGAGTTCGTGAAGAACTTCATCGGTCGCGGCGCCTCGCTGAAACGGCTCGGGCTCACGCGCGTCTCAGACATCGCGCTCCGCGAATGGCCGACGGTGGCAGCAGGCGAGTCTGCAGAGGCGGCACTCGAACAGCTTCGCCATGCCGCAGAGAGCGCGCTCCTTGTGCTCGACGCCGCTGGGCGACCGATCCGATGGGTTGACGCCGATGAGCTCAAGGCAGCCGCAGGCCGACCCCTCGCCGAGCTCGGCACGTCGGTGAACCACATGGAGCCACACGCCACACTGTCTGACGTGTTGAACGCCCTCATCACCTCACGCCACAGCGTCACTGCGGTTGTTGATGGCACGGGCGCATACATCGGCGTTGCCGACTTCGAACAGATCCACGACACGATCCGCGCGATGCGCAGTCGCGCAGTCGGCGAAGCCCGTGCGGGCCTTCAGGACGAGGAGCACGGATGAGCGTCGTCGACGTCGCCGCGGCAAGCCGCGTCCAATCGGGAGGCGGCGCGGGAAGCACAGGGCGCTGGCGCAAGGCAGCCGGGCGCTACCTCACCATGCCGCTCGTGCTCGCGGCCGTCTGCCTCGCGCTCTACGCCTACGTCTCCAGCCAGACACTCGACACGATCGAGGCGCGTGCGCTGAGCACCGAGCGGCTCACCACTGCGATCTGGCAGCACGTCCAGTTGACCGCTGTCTCGACGCTCTGCACGCTTGTCATCGCTGTGCCCCTCGGTGTCCTGCTGAGCAGACGGTTTGCGCGCTGGTTCCGCCCGTATCTCATCACCCTGCTCACACTGGGCCAGGCAGTTCCGACGATCGCCATCCTGGTGATCCTCGCCGTCGCGTTCCTGTTTCTCGGTTTTAACGCGGCGATCGTCGGCCTCACCGCCTACGCGATCGTGCCGGTGCTGCTGAACACGATCGTCGGCCTCGAGCAGGTCGACAGGTCGGTGCTCGAGGCGGGCCGTGGGATGGGAATGTCTCGCTTCACTGTCCTGCGGAAGATTGAGCTGCCGCTCGCGGTACCAGTGATCCTTGCGGGGATTCGCACCGCCCTCGTCATCAACGTCGGCACTGCAACGCTCGTGACCTACATCAACGCGGGCGGGCTCGGTGACGTTATTGTCGCTGGCCTCACCACCAACCGGTTCGTCGTACAGCTTGTTGGCGCAACGCTGACCGCCGTGCTCGCGCTCACGATCGACTATCTCGCGGGGCTCGCCGAAGACATTCTGCGGCCGCGCGGACTCTAGACTCACCATCCATCAACTCAGAGGAGACACTCATGAAGACCTCACGTAAGGCGCTCGCGGTTCTCGCAGCAGGCGCGGGCATCGCGCTCGCGCTCACCGGCTGCAGTACCGGCGATTCCAAGGCGCCAGCCGCCGACGGCGAGCTTTCGGGCGCCAGCATCACCGTTGGCTCGAAGGAGTTCACCGAGTCACACGTGCTCGCGCAGATCACCGCGCTCGCGCTCGAGAATGCAGGCGCCAAGATCACCGACCAGACTGGCATTTCTGGCAGCGCGACGGTTCGCGAAGCGCTGGTCTCGAACGAGATCGACATCTACTGGGACTACACGGGTACCGGCTGGGTGAACGTGCTCGGCAACACGACCGAAGACCTTCCCGAAGATCTCTACGCTGCGGTAGCTGAGGCGGACGCGGCCAACGGAATCGCTTGGCTTGAGCCTGCGAATTTTGAGAACACGTACCGCGTCGCGGTGAAGAGCGACTTCGCGAAGGAACACAGCATCTCAACGATGTCAGACGTCGCAGCCTACGTGAATAAGAACCCGAAGGATGCTGCGATCTGCGCGGCAAGCGAGTTCATCAACCGCGATGACGGGCTCCCGGGCCTCCAGGACGCCTACGGGTTCAAGTTCTCGGAGATCGTCGAGCTTGACCTGAACCTCATCTACACGCAGATCGGCGACTCGTGCTCGTTCGGCGAGGTGTTCTCAACCGACGCGCGCGTGATCTCGAATGACCTCACTGTCATCGATGACGACAAGCAGTTCTTCGTGGAGTACGCCGGAGCTGTGACGCTGCGTCAGGAGACGCTCGACGAGTACCCGGCGATCGCGACAATTCTTGCCCCCATCTCGGAGGCACTCACGAACGAAGCGATCACCGAGCTCAACGGTAAGGTCGACAACGACGGTGAGGATCCCCGCGACGTCGCCGAGGAGTGGCTGACCGCCGAGGGGTTCATCTCGTAACCCAGCAGCGACACCAACACGGCGGCCGGGGAGGAACGTTCCTCCCCGGCCGCCGCGTCGTTTCTGCCGGCCTCGGCTACGCTTCGACGAAGCGCCCGACCGTGCGTTGGGCGTCGATCCCTGGGAGCGCTTGCGAGAAGATACGGTAGTAGGCGAGCTCCTCTGCGGTGCGAAGCGGCGGGTCGAGCTCGGGGGCCGCTGCACGCAGCTCGTCCGGCGTTACCTCTGTCGCCTTCGGCACCGCCGAGAAGTGGTCGCCGAGCACATCGTTCATGCCTGTGCCCTCGCCGAACTGCTCCTTGCGACGCCAGAGCACCTCGTCGGGCAGCCAGCCGTCGAACGCGCGCCGAAGCAGCCACTTCGCGGGGCGCTTCTCACTGATGAGTTTCCACTCCGGCGGCAGCGCCATCGCAAGCTCAACGACGTCGAGATCCAAAAACGGGAGCCGCGGCTCGAGGCCGTGCGCCCCGGCGACCCTATCGACCCGTTGCAGGCCACCAGCGTGCATGCCGTCGAGCGTGTCGAGTAGTTCGCCGTGGAGAGCCGCGCCGTCGGTGTGCCTGCCGAAGTGCGAGTACCCGGCGTAGAGCTCGTCTGCCCCCTCGCCCGCGAGCACGACAGTGACGTGCTCGGCGGCGAGCGCCGCTACAAGATGGTGCGGTACGGCGGAATGTACGAGCTTCGGGTCGAACGATTCGAGCTCACCGATGATTGTGGGCAACAGCTCTATCGCGTGCTCCGCGGTGTACGTGAGTTCGTGGTGGTCGGTGCCAACGTGCTGAGCGACAAGCTTCGCAGCGGCGAGGTCGCGGCTGCCGGCGAGCCCGACGGAGAAGCTCGGCAGCGTCACCCCGCGTTGTGCTGCGAGCCGCGCCGCGATCGCGGCGATGATGCTCGAATCTACGCCGCCCGAGAGGAGTATTCCGACTGGCCTGCGCGCGTCGAGCGTCTCACCGACAGCGCGAATGAGTGTCTCCCGCACAGCGTCGAACACCCACGCAGGCGGTTCTTCGTCGGCCGCTCGACTCTGTAACAGGACCGGCACGGTAGACACCGCTGCGGGGTCGGCGACGAGACCACCGCTCGGAGTCCAGGCGTGACCGGGAGGGAAGGGCTCGACGAACTCGCGCCATTCTTCATCAAATGCTTTCATCTCAGACGCGAACAGCGTCGTCGCACCCCGCCTTGCCCAGTACAGCGGCGCGATTCCGAGAACGTCACGAACGACCGCAAATTCTCCGGCCTCGCCTGCGATGGCAAGCGCGAACGTGCCCCACAGTCGGGTGAAGGCTGCGACCCCGTCTCGAGCGTAGAGCCGCAGGGCGGCCTCCAGGTCGGAACCTGTTGCAAATCCGGCGTCGCCGAGTACCTGCCGGATGCGCCGATGGTTGTAAATCACCCCGTCGCCGACAAGCCAGAGCCCCGCATCAGGGGCCGACAGCGGCGGCGGGTTCGCCCCGGGGTCCATGACCGCAAGGTGGTGTGTCCCGATCCAGGCCTCACCGACCCGCTTCACACCGCGGCCGTGCGGGCCCCTGTGCTGCATTCGGTCGAGCATTCGCTGCCCGAGGTGTTCATCAAACGGTCCGTACGCGGCAACGATGGCCGACATCACGATCACTTCCTTGGAGAGAGTTCCGACGAACCTCCAGGCTATCGGCTGCCGCTGCGGGCGCGCTCTGAACCAGCGCGCCCGCAGTGCGGCTTAGCTGTCGGTCGGCTCTGAGGCCTCGCCTGCACTGTCGGCCCGCGAGGAGGCACGCCCGCGCCTGACCAGGAGCAACGCAGCACCGAGCAGGATCACTGCCCCACCGCCGAGCAGCCAGGGCAGGGTGCTCGCGCCACCCGTCTCCTCGAGCGGCGGAACTGGCTGCTCCGGCGTCGGAGACACTGGGTTTTCGGTGCACAGCGTCGATTCAGGCTCGCAGACAGTCGGCGGAGTCACGCCAGGCTTCAGCACGAAGTTGCCGAGAACGTCATCGCCTCGGTCGGCGTCGGGAAGCACCCTCACCGTGTAGGTGACGTTGACTGTCTCGCCTGGGTGCAGTTCGCCTCCGATCAGGATCTTGTCGCCGACGAGCGTCGCCGAGAGCAGCTCGCTGTCGCTATCTGGCCCTGACACGAGGGTCGCGTCGTCGAGCACGCCACCGAGGTGATCCTCGTACGCGACCTCGCCAGGAGCGTTTCCGAGGTTCGAGAATGTCAGCGTGTAGGAGAGATCCTGGCCGGCAACGACAGTGGTTCCCGACTCGGGGTCAACGCCCTTCGTCACGACGAGGTCGGCCGCGGGATGCGTGGTGCACGAGTCGTCGCCGGGCTCACAGGTGGTCGGCGGCTCGGTGCCCTCACCGAACACGAAGTTCGCGAGTTGGTTGTTGCCTGTGCTCTCGCGCTCAGTGTCGGGCTTGACCTTCACGCGGTACGCGACGGTGCCTGTCGCACCGGCCTCGAGCGATCCTGTCACGATGATCTCGTTCTCAGTCGGACCTGAGGCTTCAAGCCCCTCGCTGGCTGCGAGCGAGCCATCAACGAAATCGGCGTCGTCGAGTACGTCACGCAGGGTGTCGCGATAGGCAACCTTCCCGGCCGCAGTTCCAATGTTTTCAAACTGCAGCGTGTAGCCAACTTCTTGCCCCTCGACGACGGGCTCGCCCGAAGCCGGGTCAGAGAGTTTCTTCGCCACGACGTTTGGCATCGGGTTGACTGTACAGTGCCAGTCGGTCGGCAGGCACTCGGTCGGCGGCTCGCCACCACTCTCAATGACATGGTTGCCGAGCTGATTTGGAGTCGTTCCTGTGGGAGCTTCGCCCTCTGGCACCCGTTCGGCGTCAGGCTTCACTTTCACCTTGTAAGTGACAGTTGTCTCAGTGTCGGGCGCAAGTGTGCCGGTGACCCGGATCTCATCGCCCGCGAGAACTGCCTTGAGCGCTGTCGTGTCGACTTCGAGCGATCCCTCGACGAAGTTCGCGTCGTCAAGCACGTCGGTCAGGGTGTCGACGAAGTCAACACGCTTCTCGGCGGGGCTCCAGTTGTGGAACCAGAGCGTGTAGGTCACGACCTGATCGGCCTCTACCGGCGTGCCGGAGGCTGGATCGGCGCTCTTGTCGACGTCGAGCTCGGGTACCACAGCGGGGTGGTCGGTGCAGCGCGGGTTCTCCGGGAGGCAGAGCGCAGGCACCTCCTCGCCAGGGGTGAGCAGGTAGTTCGTCAGTCGGGCGCCGTGGTCGATGCCGACCTTCACCCTCGCTGTGTACGTCACAGTCACGGTGTCGCCCGGCGCGATGGGGCCAGCGACGTCGATGCCGTCGCCGCTCAGCGTCGCGGTCGCACTTGATCCCTCGCCCTGCGCGACTGTCGGGCCGCGGACGATATCCGCAGCGTCCAGGACCTCTGCAAGGTTGTCGCGATATGCGAGTGCGCCAGCACCGGTACCGGTGTTCGCGAAGGTGAGGGTGTACCGGACCTCGTCGCCCTCGTGCAGCACTGTCCCTGAGGCAGGATCGGAGCCCTTCGCGGGCTCAATGGCAGGGAACACGACAGGGTGCTCTGTGCAGTTCTCTGCCTCAGGGTCACACACAGGGTCCTCGCCGGTCTCGACGACAACGTTGCCGAGGACGTCGTTGCCGCGCTGACCGTCAGCGTTGACAGTGACCTCGTAGCTGACTGTCACAGTTGCGCCGGCCGCCAGCCGACCGGTCACCCGAAGCTCATCGCCAGTGAGTGTCGGAGTCAGCGACGCGTCGGACGAGGCAGGCTGCGCGGTGATCCCAGCGTCGTCGAGCACATCACTCAGATTGTCTGTGTAGTCGACGTCGCCGGGCGCAGTGCCTGTGTTCGTAAACGTCAGCGTGTACTTCACAGCCTGGCCGGCAACAACCTCGGTTCCTGTCTCCGGGTCTGACGACTTCTTCACCGAGACGTCAGCTGACTCCGCCGGGTGTGTGGTGCAGAGATCATCACCAGGCTCACACGTCGTCGGCGGCTCAACTCCCTCCTCGAACAAGAAGTTCGCGAGCTGCTCGTTCCCACGCTCGCCATCAGCCTTCACCTTGACCGTGTAACTCACATTCGCCTTCGCGCCAGCAGCAATCGACCCCGAAATCGGGAACAACCCAGTCGCCTCATCAATCACACCAACAAGCGCGCCAGCAGGATCAACAACCGGCCCGGCCACAAGCTCAGCATCATCAAGCACGTCACTGAGATCATCGACATGGTTCACCGCTGCAGGCGCCTTCCCAGTCGAATTATCAAACGTCAACGTGTACGTCACTTCTTGACCAGCGATCACAGACTCACCAGAAGCGGGGCCCGCTGATTTCGAAACCTTCAGGTCGGGCTTCTCGACGGGGTGCGTCGTGCACGTGTCGTCGCCAGGCTCACACGTGGTCGGCGGCTCGCTACCCTCCTCGAACACGAAGTTCGCGAGCTGCTCGTTGCCGCGCTCATCCTCGGCCTTCACCTCGGCGGAATACGTCACAGTGATTGTCTCGCCCGCCGGCACAGCACCTGTCACACTCAGAGTTGCCCCTGTTCGCACAGGAACGAGCCCAGGCGCCGACGCCACCGGCTCAACCGAAATATCGGCATCGTCGATCACGTCACTGAGATCATCGACGTGGTTCACTGCCGCTGGGGCGCTGCCCGTCGAGTTGTCGAACGTGAGTGTGTACTTCACCACATCTCCCGCAATGACTGCCTGCCCTGATTCGGGGGCGGCAGCCTTCGACACGCGAAGCTCGGGCTTCTCGACAGGGTGAGTCGTACACGTGTCGTCACCAGGCTCACACGTCGTCGGCGGTTCAGCGCCCTCCTCGAACACGAAGTTCGCGAGCTGCTCGTCCCCTCGCTCGCCGTCGTTGTTCACTGTGACGCCGTAGCTCACCGTGATGCGCTCTCCCGCAGGGACTTTGCCCGCGATTGTCAGCGTCTCACCGTCACGTGCGGGCGTGAGACCTGCAGCCGATGCTGTCGGCTCGGTGGTGACTGTCGCGTCATCGAGTACGCCAGTGAGATCATCGACATGGTTGACAGTGGCGGGCGCTCCGCCGTCGGTGTTGTCGAAGGCCAGCGTGTACTTCACTTCCTGGCCAGCGACAACGGCCGAACCAGAGGTCGGATCTGCCGACTTACTCACGACGAGCTTCGGCAGCTCGACAGGGTGCGTGGTGCAGAGCTCATCTCCCGGCTCACAGACCTCGGGCGGTGTCGTGCTGCCCTCGGTAACAACGTTCACAAGCGCCGGCGTTCCTGCTTCCGGGGGCGTTATCGGGTCGTGCACGCGCACCACATACTCGACGCGGCCGCCGTTCTTCGGGTGCATCTGCCCGGTCACGCGAATGCTCTGCGTAGCGTCGTCGTATGCCGCTTCGATTGAATACTCTTCTGGCGCGGGTGGGGGCGGGCTCCCCGGGACGAACGCGCCGTAAATCTTGATGCTTGCTGGGTCGAGGTCAGCGTACTTCAGCACCTCCGTGAGGTGGTCCGTGTAGTCCACGGGCGCGATCGCGGTGCCGTTGTTCTCCAGATCAATCCGGTACGTGATCGTCTGGCCGGGCCGCACTACCTGTCCATCGCCCGGAAGCGAGCCTTTCTTCACCTCAAGGTCGGCGCCGAGTACCTCGTGCGTCGTGCAGCGTGGGTTGCTAGCGAGGCACTCGTCGGTCTCCTCATCGGGAAAGGGCTCTCCATCGTCGTCAACGTGCAGCAGGTAGTTCTCTAGGACGTCGCCAGCAGCGG
Above is a window of Leucobacter aridicollis DNA encoding:
- a CDS encoding asparagine synthase-related protein; this translates as MSAIVAAYGPFDEHLGQRMLDRMQHRGPHGRGVKRVGEAWIGTHHLAVMDPGANPPPLSAPDAGLWLVGDGVIYNHRRIRQVLGDAGFATGSDLEAALRLYARDGVAAFTRLWGTFALAIAGEAGEFAVVRDVLGIAPLYWARRGATTLFASEMKAFDEEWREFVEPFPPGHAWTPSGGLVADPAAVSTVPVLLQSRAADEEPPAWVFDAVRETLIRAVGETLDARRPVGILLSGGVDSSIIAAIAARLAAQRGVTLPSFSVGLAGSRDLAAAKLVAQHVGTDHHELTYTAEHAIELLPTIIGELESFDPKLVHSAVPHHLVAALAAEHVTVVLAGEGADELYAGYSHFGRHTDGAALHGELLDTLDGMHAGGLQRVDRVAGAHGLEPRLPFLDLDVVELAMALPPEWKLISEKRPAKWLLRRAFDGWLPDEVLWRRKEQFGEGTGMNDVLGDHFSAVPKATEVTPDELRAAAPELDPPLRTAEELAYYRIFSQALPGIDAQRTVGRFVEA
- a CDS encoding ABC transporter substrate-binding protein, with translation MKTSRKALAVLAAGAGIALALTGCSTGDSKAPAADGELSGASITVGSKEFTESHVLAQITALALENAGAKITDQTGISGSATVREALVSNEIDIYWDYTGTGWVNVLGNTTEDLPEDLYAAVAEADAANGIAWLEPANFENTYRVAVKSDFAKEHSISTMSDVAAYVNKNPKDAAICAASEFINRDDGLPGLQDAYGFKFSEIVELDLNLIYTQIGDSCSFGEVFSTDARVISNDLTVIDDDKQFFVEYAGAVTLRQETLDEYPAIATILAPISEALTNEAITELNGKVDNDGEDPRDVAEEWLTAEGFIS